One region of Schistocerca gregaria isolate iqSchGreg1 chromosome 7, iqSchGreg1.2, whole genome shotgun sequence genomic DNA includes:
- the LOC126281187 gene encoding histone-lysine N-methyltransferase SUV39H1-like isoform X1: protein MYHRRKRSRQRSLSPAFSFCGAASSTFDASPSLGVGIKATKCGTLQELSTRKFPFTDAAVADVTCTLPSCQESVKNENKRTPPLKNSNGDTSLTLGVNECVSSRAWKKSVVRKRCHSLSCVHENMTLVPQEIDIMEDMCQKQGAVYSFKKEHLLNCFTHSALLAHHDIPQFSLTTGSDDKLITRWDVFSDFPPDNETVLTKDHGDIATPRKTQSAINNVTPKKPNLRKSFKAELGSHDEVGHVQETAQVPLGSSRKRKSQRNSFVNNTVNSVDNDQIKSRRNYSKKKKKVVNLEVDASGVLKKKYEVEKVIDHCTSKNKRYYYVKWKGWSHCYNTWEPEEHLKTCESVIKTYIQFLRERICSGNLFSTQEAKDLQEKLVTITKYELEKLMKLYVKVSGIPYTVCSEEEVVHKMKMVFRPSKEKKGEKNILKVKNDILVRTYDIYRMVQLDALKTWEKELNDKATEKAKIFVENDVDLEGPPSNFTYINDYIPGKGVVIPDDPPIGCTCGPKCDRHSKECCGQQSGSIFAYSHKHLLVADVGVPIYECNKRCKCSQDCPNRVVQKGRKIDLSIFRTSTGCGWGVKTLQRIKKGSFICEYVGEVIETKEAEKRGKIYDAEGRTYLFDLDFNVDACPYTVDAAAYGNVSHFINHSCDPNVAVYAVWVNCLDPNLPKLALFAKNDIKVGDELTFDYMHNNLSIQDDANSTANRVVSSPRSRLLLPNADDSTDLTSYKTPCKCGAKQCKRYLF, encoded by the coding sequence ATGTATCACAGAAGAAAAAGGAGCAGGCAACGAAGCCTATCTCCTGCATTTTCTTTTTGTGGAGCTGCATCTTCCACATTTGATGCTTCTCCATCCCTGGGAGTTGGTATAAAGGCTACAAAATGTGGTACGTTGCAAGAGTTATCAACAAGAAAGTTTCCTTTCACCGATGCTGCAGTAGCCGATGTCACGTGCACCTTACCAAGCTGTCAAGAAAGTGTTAAGAATGAAAACAAGCGAACTCCACCCCTAAAAAACTCTAATGGAGATACTTCATTAACCTTGGGCGTGAATGAATGTGTGTCATCCAGAGCCTGGAAGAAGTCTGTGGTTAGGAAACGGTGTCATTCTTTAAGTTGCGTACACGAAAACATGACTCTAGTGCCTCAAGAGATAGACATAATGGAAGACATGTGTCAAAAACAAGGTGCAGTGTATAGCTTTAAGAAAGAACATTTGTTGAATTGCTTCACTCATAGTGCTCTTTTAGCACACCATGATATACCTCAGTTTTCTTTGACAACTGGTTCAGATGATAAATTGATTACAAGGTGGGATGTGTTTTCTGATTTTCCGCCTGACAATGAAACAGTACTTACTAAAGACCATGGTGATATTGCCACACCTAGAAAAACTCAGAGTGCAATAAATAATGTTACTCCTAAAAAGCCAAACCTACGAAAGTCTTTTAAAGCTGAACTGGGTTCACATGATGAAGTTGGCCATGTGCAGGAAACTGCTCAGGTACCTCTAGGGTCATCCAGAAAGAGAAAATCGCAAAGAAACTCTTTTGTTAACAACACTGTTAATTCAGTAGACAATGATCAGATAAAGTCTCGTAGAAATtattcaaagaaaaagaaaaaagttgttaaTTTAGAAGTTGATGCTTCAGGTGTACTGAAAAAGAAATATGAAGTGGAAAAAGTCATTGACCATTGTACGAGCAAAAATAAACGTTATTATTATGTCAAATGGAAAGGTTGGAGTCACTGTTACAACACATGGGAACCAGAAGAGCACTTAAAAACTTGTGAATCTGTTATTAAAACTTATATTCAGTTTTTAAGGGAGAGAATTTGCTCAGGGAATTTATTTTCAACCCAAGAGGCTAAAGATTTGCAAGAAAAACTTGTTACTATAACAAAGTATGAACTTGAGAAATTGATGAAGTTATACGTGAAAGTCAGTGGTATACCTTACACAGTTTGTAGTGAGGAGGAAGTTGTTCATAAGATGAAGATGGTGTTTAGGCcatcaaaagaaaaaaagggagagaaaaatattttgaaagtaaaaaatGACATTCTTGTTCGTACATACGACATTTACCGAATGGTTCAGCTTGATGCACTGAAAACATGGGAGAAAGAGCTTAATGATAAAGCTACGGAAAAGGCTAAAATATTTGTTGAGAATGATGTTGATCTAGAAGGACCTCCCTCAAATTTTACATATATTAATGATTACATACCTGGTAAAGGTGTTGTTATTCCAGATGACCCACCAATTGGTTGCACATGTGGTCCTAAGTGTGATAGACATTCAAAAGAATGTTGTGGTCAGCAGTCTGGAAGCATTTTTGCTTATTCACATAAACATTTATTGGTTGCAGATGTTGGGGTACCCATATATGAATGCAATAAGCGATGTAAGTGCTCCCAAGATTGTCCTAATCGTGTTGTTCAGAAAGGACGAAAAATAGACTTGAGTATTTTTCGAACCTCAACAGGCTGTGGCTGGGGTGTGAAAACATTACAGCGTATAAAGAAAGGTTCCTTTATTTGTGAATATGTTGGGGAAGTAATAGAAACTAAAGAGGCTGAAAAAAGAGGCAAAATATATGATGCAGAGGGCAGGACATACTTGTTTGATTTAGATTTCAATGTTGATGCTTGTCCATATACTGTTGATGCAGCTGCATATGGGAATGTCTCACATTTTATTAATCATTCATGTGACCCAAATGTGGCTGTTTATGCTGTATGGGTAAACTGTTTGGACCCAAATCTCCCCAAGTTAGCTTTATTTGCAAAAAATGATATAAAAGTTGGAGATGAGTTGACATTTGACTACATGCATAATAATTTGAGCATCCAGGACGATGCAAACAGTACAGCTAACAGAGTGGTGTCTTCTCCACGATCACGTCTTCTGTTGCCAAATGCAGATGATTCCACAGATCTAACATCTTACAAGACACCATGTAAGTGTGGTGCTAAGCAGTGTAAGAGATACCTTTTCTGA